The proteins below are encoded in one region of Sulfolobus sp. A20:
- a CDS encoding M20/M25/M40 family metallo-hydrolase, translating into MEQEELNTLIQFLKMPSVSATGEGIEETANYLKETVERVLGVKAYVEKTKGHPVVYSEINVKAKKTLLVYNHYDVQPVDPLNEWKYGPFSATVEDGKIYARGASDNKGTLMARLFAIKHLLDKNELGVNVKLLYEGEEEIGSINLEDYIERNANKLKADSVIMEGAGLDAKGRPQIVLGVKGLLYVELVLDYGMRDLHSSNAPIVRNPCIDLMKIIDSLVDSNGRVLIDGFYDDIRELSIEEKELIRKYDINVEELKANLGFKEIKYEEKEKIAEALLTYPTCNVDGFECGYTGKGSKTIVPHKAFAKLDFRLVPNQDPYKIFELLKKHLQKVGFKGEIITHGFEYPVRTSPNSAVVKAMIESAKKVYKVEPQVIPNSAGTQPMGLFVNKLGIKDAVSAIGVGGYHSNAHAPNENIKIEDYFKAISHTEEFLRIYSNIS; encoded by the coding sequence ATGGAACAAGAGGAATTAAATACGTTAATTCAATTTCTTAAAATGCCTTCAGTTTCTGCTACCGGGGAAGGCATAGAAGAGACTGCAAACTATTTGAAGGAAACGGTAGAGAGGGTGTTAGGAGTAAAGGCTTACGTGGAGAAGACTAAAGGACACCCTGTGGTTTATTCTGAGATTAACGTTAAAGCAAAGAAGACTCTATTAGTTTACAATCATTATGACGTTCAGCCAGTAGATCCATTAAATGAATGGAAGTACGGACCATTTTCTGCTACTGTTGAAGACGGTAAAATTTACGCTAGGGGAGCATCTGATAACAAAGGTACATTAATGGCTAGACTTTTTGCAATTAAGCACTTATTAGATAAAAACGAGTTAGGCGTTAATGTAAAACTCTTGTATGAGGGAGAAGAAGAAATTGGAAGTATTAATTTAGAAGATTACATAGAGAGAAATGCTAACAAGTTAAAGGCTGATAGCGTAATAATGGAAGGTGCTGGATTAGACGCTAAAGGAAGACCTCAAATAGTTCTAGGAGTTAAAGGTTTACTTTACGTTGAATTAGTGCTAGATTACGGTATGAGGGATTTACACTCATCTAATGCCCCTATAGTTAGGAATCCTTGCATTGATTTAATGAAAATAATAGATAGTTTAGTTGACTCCAACGGAAGGGTACTTATTGACGGTTTTTATGATGACATAAGGGAATTAAGTATTGAGGAAAAAGAACTTATTAGAAAATATGACATAAATGTAGAAGAGTTAAAGGCTAATTTAGGTTTTAAGGAGATTAAATATGAGGAAAAAGAGAAGATCGCTGAAGCACTATTAACTTATCCTACTTGTAATGTAGATGGGTTTGAGTGTGGATACACTGGAAAGGGTAGTAAGACTATTGTTCCTCATAAGGCTTTCGCAAAACTTGATTTTAGACTAGTCCCTAACCAAGATCCCTATAAAATCTTTGAGCTTCTGAAAAAGCATTTACAGAAAGTTGGATTTAAGGGTGAAATCATAACTCATGGTTTCGAATATCCTGTTAGAACATCACCTAATTCTGCAGTAGTTAAGGCTATGATTGAGTCAGCGAAGAAGGTTTATAAAGTGGAGCCCCAAGTGATCCCTAATTCCGCTGGTACCCAACCAATGGGATTATTCGTAAATAAGCTAGGAATTAAGGACGCTGTAAGTGCCATAGGAGTTGGGGGTTATCATTCTAATGCTCACGCACCTAATGAAAACATCAAAATTGAGGATTACTTTAAGGCTATTTCACATACTGAGGAGTTCTTGAGAATCTACTCTAATATTTCATAA
- a CDS encoding APC family permease — MLRKELSLLDLTFLALGGIIGSAWLFSALSAASVAGPSSVFSWIIGGILMMFIGLAYAELGTAIPKSGGIVRYPHYSHGSYIGYIMAVLYLISAVTTPSIEAEAVVEYITGINPSLSNLLTTTVNGVTILTLPGIGLAIILLIIFFFINYFGIKVLGKTNTGITIWKLIVPTITFILLFLAFNTKNFTSYSFFSNSGNYTGTIAMLYAIPSTGIVYAYLGFRQPVEYAGEAKNPQRDVARAIVLSLLIAIAIYTFLQISFIGAIDWSGINVTPGNWTALLSSPLANGPFYYELNDAGRALGLSLLTYWSYVLLIDAVISPSGTGLVYIGTTTRTFYGIATDEYFPQIFLRLNKYRIPIWSLAATLVASIVFLLPFPSWYEFVGFSSLATVFTYVMGGIGLQTLRKTAPDLRRPVRIFGGSIIAPIATISAILVVYWSGFTTIFFVLTSLFILVPIFWMYYAIKKLNMNLVVGIGVGLFQLIANVGLAYFAYLNILNDTSSIIPSFILYFLGFLGMVIIPSVVGYFMVNNEGKRYVLSGLWLLGLILSIYLLSFFGNFGPLSNPLIPFPYDTIIAIAIGLVFHYFAVKSGFRTEEIKSIIKEQLEQD; from the coding sequence ATGTTAAGGAAAGAGTTGTCTCTTCTAGACCTGACTTTTTTAGCCTTAGGAGGTATTATAGGTTCAGCTTGGCTATTCTCTGCATTAAGTGCTGCATCTGTAGCAGGACCTTCATCAGTCTTCTCATGGATTATTGGAGGCATATTAATGATGTTCATAGGATTAGCTTACGCCGAGTTAGGAACGGCAATACCAAAGAGTGGAGGAATAGTAAGATATCCCCACTATAGTCACGGTAGTTATATTGGATATATAATGGCAGTGCTTTACCTGATTTCAGCTGTTACCACACCATCAATAGAAGCTGAAGCTGTGGTAGAGTACATAACTGGTATAAATCCATCATTATCCAATTTACTGACTACAACAGTTAATGGAGTTACCATATTAACCTTACCGGGTATAGGTCTTGCAATAATATTATTAATAATTTTCTTCTTTATAAATTATTTTGGAATCAAAGTATTAGGTAAGACAAATACTGGAATAACAATATGGAAACTAATAGTCCCGACAATAACCTTTATACTGTTATTTCTAGCGTTTAATACAAAGAATTTCACATCCTACAGCTTTTTCTCAAATAGTGGAAACTATACGGGAACTATTGCAATGCTCTACGCTATCCCTTCTACCGGAATAGTTTATGCCTATTTAGGATTCAGACAACCAGTTGAGTACGCTGGTGAAGCTAAGAATCCGCAAAGAGATGTAGCAAGAGCAATAGTCCTTTCATTATTAATAGCTATAGCGATTTACACTTTTCTCCAAATATCATTTATTGGGGCTATAGATTGGAGCGGAATTAACGTTACACCAGGTAATTGGACAGCTTTACTAAGCAGTCCTTTAGCAAATGGTCCCTTTTATTATGAGTTGAATGATGCAGGAAGAGCTCTAGGTTTATCATTACTTACTTACTGGAGTTATGTATTATTAATAGATGCAGTTATATCCCCTAGCGGGACGGGATTAGTTTACATAGGTACTACTACTAGAACTTTTTATGGCATCGCAACAGATGAGTATTTCCCACAGATATTCTTAAGATTAAATAAATATAGAATTCCTATATGGTCGTTAGCAGCCACACTAGTAGCCAGTATTGTATTTTTATTACCTTTCCCCAGCTGGTATGAATTCGTGGGATTTAGCTCATTAGCTACAGTCTTCACATACGTCATGGGAGGGATAGGTTTACAAACTCTAAGAAAAACCGCTCCAGATCTTAGGAGACCTGTGAGAATATTTGGAGGAAGTATAATAGCACCTATAGCTACGATATCAGCAATACTAGTAGTCTACTGGTCTGGGTTCACTACCATATTCTTTGTCCTAACTTCTCTTTTCATTTTAGTACCTATATTCTGGATGTATTATGCTATTAAGAAGCTGAATATGAACTTAGTAGTAGGAATAGGCGTGGGATTATTTCAACTAATAGCTAATGTTGGATTAGCCTATTTCGCTTATTTAAACATATTAAACGATACATCATCCATTATTCCAAGTTTTATACTATACTTTTTAGGGTTTTTAGGAATGGTTATCATACCTAGCGTTGTTGGGTACTTTATGGTAAATAATGAGGGTAAAAGGTATGTGTTAAGTGGGTTATGGCTACTCGGGTTAATACTATCAATTTATCTGCTAAGTTTCTTCGGAAACTTTGGACCCCTTAGTAATCCTTTAATTCCTTTCCCGTATGATACTATCATAGCAATAGCTATAGGTTTAGTATTTCATTACTTTGCAGTGAAGAGCGGGTTCAGAACAGAAGAGATCAAGAGTATAATAAAAGAGCAACTGGAACAAGATTAA
- a CDS encoding carboxymuconolactone decarboxylase family protein, producing MGSLFDKNPELKKIFDKGLEVRKQVMGEEYVIRALNNTTDFNRELQEMVTIFAWGLVWTRDEVIPRKIRSLINIGILAALNRSNELKLHVKGAIRNGCTEDEIKEVLIQVGAYCGLPAAMEAFRIAQEAIDELKKEEKK from the coding sequence ATGGGTAGTCTTTTCGATAAAAATCCCGAGTTAAAGAAGATATTCGATAAAGGCTTGGAAGTTAGGAAGCAAGTAATGGGTGAGGAATACGTAATTAGGGCTTTAAATAATACGACAGATTTTAACAGAGAATTACAAGAAATGGTAACCATTTTCGCATGGGGATTAGTTTGGACTAGAGATGAAGTAATTCCAAGAAAGATAAGAAGTTTAATAAATATTGGAATATTAGCTGCGTTAAATAGATCAAACGAATTAAAACTGCATGTTAAGGGTGCAATAAGAAATGGGTGTACTGAGGACGAAATTAAGGAAGTTCTCATACAAGTTGGGGCTTACTGTGGCTTACCTGCTGCTATGGAAGCCTTTAGAATAGCTCAAGAGGCTATAGATGAATTGAAAAAAGAAGAGAAGAAATAA
- a CDS encoding aldo/keto reductase encodes MEKKVLGWTEEKISPLILGSWQFGTPSIIGKSDAINVIRKAVELGINAIDTAESYGNGTSESVIGEAIKAFKREDVFIITKVSIDHLRYEDVLRAAEASLKRLDTTYIDLYLVHWPNHYVPIRETAKAMERLINEGKIRYVGLSNFSLPLLREFREHLSKTDVAANELHYNLLFRDIEKEVLPYMIRENIPTLAYDSLGLGYLIGRKEIKDEYRWYVLAREAYVKSIEPLVEEINSIAKQLNKSPAQVVLNWLIMKDNVFAIFNSTKQEHIKDNLGSIGWKLGEEALRKLDEAVKKVTIDYFIK; translated from the coding sequence ATGGAGAAAAAAGTACTAGGTTGGACTGAAGAAAAGATTTCTCCATTAATATTAGGATCATGGCAGTTTGGTACGCCATCCATTATTGGTAAAAGTGATGCAATCAATGTGATTAGAAAAGCAGTTGAGTTAGGCATAAATGCAATTGATACTGCAGAAAGCTATGGTAACGGAACATCAGAGAGTGTTATTGGCGAGGCAATTAAGGCATTTAAAAGGGAGGATGTATTCATAATTACCAAAGTATCGATTGATCACTTGAGATATGAAGATGTATTAAGAGCAGCAGAGGCTAGCTTAAAGAGGTTGGATACAACCTATATAGATTTATACTTAGTTCACTGGCCTAACCACTACGTGCCAATCAGAGAAACGGCTAAAGCAATGGAGAGACTAATTAATGAAGGTAAAATAAGGTATGTAGGTTTAAGTAATTTCTCATTACCCCTGCTAAGGGAGTTTAGGGAACACTTATCAAAGACGGATGTAGCAGCTAACGAGTTACATTATAATCTTCTCTTTAGAGATATAGAGAAGGAGGTTTTGCCTTATATGATAAGGGAGAATATACCAACTTTAGCTTACGATTCCTTAGGCTTAGGCTATTTGATAGGGAGAAAAGAAATTAAGGATGAATACAGATGGTATGTCTTGGCTAGAGAAGCATATGTTAAGTCGATAGAACCTTTGGTTGAGGAAATAAATTCGATTGCAAAACAACTAAATAAGTCTCCTGCCCAAGTAGTATTGAACTGGCTAATTATGAAAGATAACGTCTTCGCTATTTTCAACAGTACTAAACAAGAGCATATCAAGGATAACTTAGGTAGTATAGGATGGAAATTGGGAGAAGAAGCATTAAGGAAATTAGACGAGGCTGTAAAGAAAGTCACTATAGATTACTTTATAAAGTAA
- a CDS encoding STK_08120 family protein — protein MRIEKYIKVNHEVDIVLRIMSDPLFTIPKLFPYVSKVETKGNEFEANGKVVTMKYNLKGRIYTGDSKVRIVYDSNKGGGIIDIEKINNNTIKIVLQHDDSFNAFLGYFAVSNNLEKLEKRIDEDIRLERIKRKI, from the coding sequence ATGAGAATAGAGAAGTATATTAAAGTAAACCACGAAGTGGATATCGTATTAAGGATCATGTCTGACCCACTCTTTACTATTCCTAAGCTTTTCCCTTATGTGAGTAAAGTAGAAACTAAAGGTAATGAATTTGAGGCTAATGGTAAAGTTGTTACAATGAAATATAATTTAAAAGGAAGGATCTATACCGGTGACAGTAAAGTGAGAATAGTTTACGATAGTAATAAGGGTGGAGGAATAATAGATATCGAAAAAATTAATAACAATACAATAAAGATAGTCTTACAGCATGATGATAGCTTCAACGCCTTTTTGGGATACTTCGCAGTTTCTAATAACTTAGAAAAATTGGAAAAGAGAATAGATGAGGATATAAGGCTTGAGAGAATCAAGAGAAAGATCTAG
- a CDS encoding CBS domain-containing protein, with translation MKVIDLASSIIITISTESSMREVLDVLSKDPSGRVVVLKEEKPIGIVSTRDVVASFSEYGLDIINLKAKDIMSQDLVSVSPNEEVNEVVRLMLSKGIGGVPIVDNNVLVGIFTEREVLKLLTSNNFSGIIDSVMSKDVICIGEESDILNAAKTMTRYNIRRLPVMKDDKLVGIITAADIVKFIAKNDKIGKVLDAGSKNLITVSRYERIWRAAKIMIDKRIGTLPVVENEKLIGIVTERDLMYAFLNV, from the coding sequence ATGAAAGTAATAGATTTAGCTAGCAGTATTATAATAACAATATCAACTGAGTCCTCAATGAGGGAAGTTCTTGATGTCCTATCTAAAGATCCATCTGGTAGAGTCGTAGTACTAAAGGAGGAGAAGCCTATAGGAATAGTATCGACTAGGGACGTAGTAGCCTCCTTCAGTGAGTATGGATTAGATATCATCAATTTGAAGGCTAAAGACATAATGAGTCAGGATTTAGTTTCAGTTTCCCCAAATGAGGAGGTAAATGAAGTAGTAAGGCTGATGTTATCTAAGGGTATAGGAGGGGTTCCAATTGTAGATAATAACGTTTTAGTAGGGATATTTACGGAGAGAGAAGTATTAAAGTTATTAACTTCCAACAACTTTTCTGGTATAATAGATTCAGTGATGAGCAAAGACGTCATTTGTATAGGTGAAGAGAGTGACATCCTAAATGCTGCCAAAACTATGACTAGATATAATATTAGAAGGCTACCAGTAATGAAAGATGATAAATTGGTAGGTATAATAACTGCTGCGGATATAGTTAAATTTATTGCAAAAAATGATAAAATAGGAAAAGTATTAGATGCAGGTAGTAAAAATTTAATAACTGTATCTAGATATGAGCGAATATGGAGAGCAGCTAAGATAATGATAGACAAGAGGATAGGCACGTTACCAGTAGTGGAAAATGAAAAACTAATTGGAATCGTAACGGAAAGAGATTTGATGTATGCTTTCTTAAACGTTTAA
- a CDS encoding radical SAM protein, translating to MIVKRIKVKSALSKSGLRELDYSLNPYLGCIHACSYCYAPNFTPDSDASTNWGKVVVVKENLVEVLKREVHMLKRGVVGVSTITDPYQPIEALERLTRRSVELLLQNGFRVSIQTKSPLVLRDIDVLQKYKNKVDVGITVTTLYKDIEPNAPPPKARINALKKLSENGIETWLFLGPIIRGVNDSEVKDIIEEISGISTRVVYDHFNYYKGLKFREGSKEWWEGIKQMINKLCRENGLECHEESEDWIFEKRKQYKPLF from the coding sequence ATGATAGTAAAGAGAATTAAAGTTAAATCAGCATTAAGTAAATCGGGTTTGAGAGAGCTTGATTACAGTCTTAATCCCTATTTAGGCTGTATTCATGCTTGTAGTTATTGTTACGCACCTAACTTCACTCCAGATAGCGACGCTTCAACTAATTGGGGAAAAGTAGTTGTAGTCAAGGAGAATCTAGTTGAGGTTCTAAAGAGGGAAGTACATATGCTTAAGAGAGGCGTTGTTGGCGTTTCTACAATAACCGATCCATATCAACCTATTGAAGCCCTAGAAAGGCTAACTAGGAGAAGCGTAGAGTTGCTTTTACAAAATGGGTTTAGAGTTTCTATTCAAACTAAATCCCCCTTAGTATTGAGGGACATTGACGTTCTACAGAAGTATAAGAATAAAGTCGATGTGGGAATCACAGTTACTACTCTCTACAAGGATATTGAACCGAACGCTCCACCTCCTAAAGCTAGGATTAATGCGTTGAAAAAATTAAGCGAGAATGGAATTGAAACTTGGCTATTTTTGGGACCCATTATTCGTGGCGTAAATGATAGTGAAGTGAAGGATATTATTGAAGAGATTAGTGGCATAAGTACTAGAGTAGTATATGATCACTTCAATTATTATAAGGGGTTGAAGTTCAGAGAGGGAAGTAAGGAATGGTGGGAAGGTATCAAACAGATGATAAATAAGCTGTGCAGAGAAAACGGTTTGGAATGTCATGAGGAGAGTGAGGACTGGATATTCGAGAAAAGAAAGCAATATAAACCATTATTTTAA
- a CDS encoding 4-hydroxyphenylacetate 3-hydroxylase family protein, translating into MVLRTGEQYVEAIRNRSKVEIYVMGKEVKDVTQDPFLKPAVLSFKATYDAAHEEDTKHLGRAWSQFINEEVNRFTHVHRSPEDLAAKVKLLRKISHKTGACFQRCVGWDALNTLYITTKLMAEKGKKEYYERFVEYLKYVQKNDLALAGAMTDVKGVRTLKPSEQPNAYLRVTEVTKEGIYVAGAKANITGIATAEEIVVMPTRGMSEKDQDFAIAFSIPLDTEGIKVIVGRQLNDARRFEEGEIDGLPYRYNHEGLVIFDNVFVPWERVFMYKDWQMSGILVEIFSAYHRQGYGGCKSGLADVIIGASYNLAKQVGVDKAPHIQNKLTEMVLLTENMYSTGIAASLDAIKLCENDCWWVNPMFANVTKQLVTRFPYEITKFSTDIAGGILGTGPSEWDLKNPKLKPYIEKYLQGISDYKVEDRLRMIRLLENVSLGVAFLIESVHGAGSPEAQRIVINRVYDYDYASKIAMYLANIKKDVEFKEKVEPWRETDTERTAKSVTSNDKK; encoded by the coding sequence ATGGTTTTAAGAACAGGTGAGCAATACGTTGAGGCTATTAGGAATAGAAGTAAAGTTGAAATTTACGTGATGGGTAAAGAAGTTAAAGATGTTACTCAAGATCCCTTCTTAAAGCCAGCAGTTCTATCATTTAAAGCTACTTATGATGCAGCTCATGAGGAGGATACTAAACATCTGGGTAGAGCTTGGAGTCAGTTCATAAACGAAGAGGTGAACAGATTCACTCATGTACATAGATCTCCGGAGGACTTGGCTGCTAAGGTAAAATTGCTGAGAAAGATAAGCCATAAGACCGGGGCTTGTTTCCAGAGGTGTGTAGGTTGGGATGCGCTGAACACACTTTATATCACAACTAAGTTAATGGCTGAGAAAGGTAAGAAAGAGTATTACGAAAGATTTGTGGAGTACTTAAAATACGTTCAGAAGAACGACTTAGCATTAGCTGGGGCTATGACTGATGTTAAGGGAGTGAGGACTTTAAAACCCAGTGAGCAGCCTAATGCATATTTAAGAGTAACAGAGGTCACTAAAGAAGGAATTTATGTAGCAGGGGCTAAGGCAAATATTACTGGGATAGCTACAGCTGAGGAGATAGTAGTAATGCCTACCAGGGGGATGAGTGAGAAGGATCAAGATTTTGCAATAGCTTTTTCAATACCTTTAGATACTGAAGGAATAAAGGTAATAGTAGGAAGGCAATTGAATGATGCGAGGAGGTTTGAAGAGGGAGAAATTGATGGTTTACCTTATAGGTATAATCATGAAGGTTTAGTAATATTTGATAACGTTTTTGTACCTTGGGAAAGGGTATTCATGTATAAGGATTGGCAGATGAGTGGAATATTAGTTGAAATATTTAGTGCTTATCATAGACAAGGATATGGTGGATGTAAATCTGGTTTAGCGGATGTCATAATAGGTGCTTCTTATAATCTGGCAAAGCAGGTAGGTGTGGATAAAGCTCCTCATATACAAAACAAACTCACCGAAATGGTTTTACTAACTGAAAATATGTATTCAACTGGTATCGCAGCTAGTTTAGATGCTATTAAGTTATGCGAAAACGATTGCTGGTGGGTTAATCCGATGTTCGCAAACGTTACTAAACAGCTAGTCACTAGATTCCCATACGAGATTACTAAGTTTTCAACTGATATAGCAGGTGGAATTTTAGGAACTGGGCCTAGTGAGTGGGACTTAAAGAACCCTAAGTTAAAGCCTTATATCGAGAAGTACCTGCAGGGAATTTCTGATTATAAAGTAGAAGATAGATTGAGAATGATTAGACTATTGGAAAACGTGAGTTTAGGAGTTGCTTTTCTCATAGAGTCAGTTCATGGGGCTGGTAGTCCAGAGGCACAAAGGATAGTGATAAATAGAGTTTACGATTATGATTACGCTAGCAAGATAGCTATGTATTTAGCTAACATTAAGAAAGATGTAGAGTTTAAGGAGAAAGTGGAGCCTTGGAGAGAGACAGATACTGAGAGAACTGCAAAAAGTGTGACAAGTAATGATAAAAAATAA
- the aroD gene encoding type I 3-dehydroquinate dehydratase, with protein sequence MRLELENPVSFRGLTLGKKPLTCVVVTTIEDLIKAEKLNVDLAEVRFDHMLLKERYSIDHLLEKISNAKIPLIFTVRHHEESDLGEKAVKLSDEERVKVYERAITIHNVKLIDVELRSVKQSDIFQEVVKNAKNNGVGVILSYHNFKLTPSMDELRRIVEEENYYDANVLKITTMISDVKDLLTLINLTYETRNKLKKPLIFIGMGNLGKISRILNVAFGNDIVYSHIGNSTAPGQLLLDDTKRLLSLFFTD encoded by the coding sequence GTGAGACTAGAATTAGAGAACCCTGTTAGCTTTAGAGGCTTAACTTTAGGTAAGAAACCGTTAACTTGTGTAGTTGTTACAACAATAGAGGATTTAATAAAAGCTGAGAAGTTAAACGTAGATTTAGCTGAGGTAAGATTTGACCATATGTTACTTAAAGAAAGATATAGTATAGATCATTTGTTGGAGAAAATTTCAAATGCCAAAATTCCCTTAATATTCACTGTTAGACACCATGAAGAGAGCGACCTGGGAGAAAAAGCTGTAAAACTGAGTGATGAGGAGAGGGTAAAAGTCTATGAGAGAGCAATTACCATTCATAACGTTAAGTTAATAGACGTTGAACTTAGAAGTGTGAAGCAGTCGGATATTTTCCAAGAAGTTGTAAAAAATGCTAAAAATAATGGTGTTGGGGTTATATTATCTTATCATAATTTCAAACTTACTCCGTCAATGGACGAGCTGAGAAGAATAGTGGAAGAGGAAAACTATTACGACGCCAATGTCTTGAAGATTACAACAATGATAAGTGATGTGAAAGATTTACTTACCTTAATTAATTTAACGTATGAGACCAGAAATAAACTTAAAAAACCCTTAATATTCATAGGTATGGGAAACCTAGGAAAGATTTCCAGAATACTAAACGTAGCATTTGGTAATGATATAGTATACTCTCACATAGGGAATTCAACTGCCCCAGGTCAGCTATTGTTAGATGATACAAAACGCCTATTATCATTATTCTTTACGGATTAG
- a CDS encoding Nre family DNA repair protein yields the protein MIRPELCIRCRASKYLCGLTYCPILVKVRTKKIESKEVLGSSPPTVFVGRVNYPKIIVYPSSPPILGNTEYFENSKYWINSSLDEFLTARLSLVRGGVRYHVGSAINPDKLLLDIQAITIASRPVDVELDLKSKPVGGVLDDNSPPLGPSAPLDRLRISTLPPPLKIVEKVYNDFDMKAREGIVKLYSFGLEVEKISKILSIGGMGRRRKLVPTRWSITATDKIISDKLIGEIKTFDTIDKIEVYVRKFNRNLFVAILLPRKWSFEWGEAWFPGSTWNKWGNYVDVEVDNEGYYGRKDYPEIGGCYYASRLGVTEHLYERRKQATAILWREIYEGFNLPIGVWFVRENVREMFKNKPLIFDSIEPVFTYLKEILRVDLKKWLSKSMLNYNTIDKWLEK from the coding sequence GTGATAAGACCAGAACTTTGTATTAGATGTAGAGCTTCTAAGTACTTATGTGGCTTAACCTATTGCCCAATTCTAGTTAAAGTTAGGACTAAAAAAATTGAGAGTAAGGAAGTCCTAGGTTCTTCACCACCTACAGTATTTGTAGGTAGAGTAAATTATCCTAAGATCATCGTATATCCATCATCTCCTCCTATATTAGGGAATACTGAATATTTTGAAAACTCAAAGTATTGGATAAATTCTAGCCTCGATGAGTTCTTAACTGCCAGACTATCCTTAGTAAGAGGAGGAGTAAGATATCACGTAGGTTCAGCAATAAATCCTGATAAACTCCTCCTTGATATACAAGCGATTACAATAGCCTCAAGACCGGTTGACGTTGAGTTAGATCTCAAATCTAAACCAGTAGGAGGAGTACTAGATGATAATTCTCCTCCGTTAGGACCATCAGCACCTTTAGATAGATTAAGAATATCTACCTTACCACCTCCATTAAAGATTGTCGAAAAGGTGTATAATGATTTTGATATGAAAGCTAGAGAAGGAATTGTTAAATTATACTCTTTTGGCTTAGAAGTAGAAAAAATATCTAAAATATTAAGCATAGGCGGAATGGGGAGAAGAAGAAAACTCGTGCCTACTAGGTGGAGTATTACAGCTACTGACAAGATAATTTCTGATAAGTTAATAGGGGAAATAAAGACTTTTGATACGATAGATAAAATAGAGGTGTATGTTAGAAAATTTAATAGGAACTTATTCGTAGCTATCCTCTTACCTAGAAAGTGGAGTTTTGAGTGGGGTGAAGCATGGTTTCCAGGGAGTACGTGGAATAAGTGGGGAAATTACGTTGATGTTGAGGTAGACAATGAAGGATATTATGGAAGAAAGGATTACCCGGAAATAGGGGGTTGTTATTATGCGTCTAGGTTAGGGGTAACTGAGCACTTATATGAAAGGAGGAAACAGGCTACAGCAATCTTATGGAGGGAAATATATGAGGGTTTTAATCTACCTATTGGTGTCTGGTTTGTTAGGGAAAACGTTAGAGAAATGTTTAAAAATAAGCCTCTAATATTTGATTCTATAGAACCAGTATTCACTTACTTAAAAGAAATATTGAGGGTGGATTTAAAGAAGTGGTTAAGTAAATCAATGCTAAACTATAACACTATTGATAAATGGTTAGAGAAGTGA